Part of the Gallalistipes aquisgranensis genome, TACGCACCCGTGCGCCGGTCGCCGGCAAGAGTAGCAAGCTACTCTATCCGCTGCCCCTCGACTTGCATGTGTTAGGCCTGCCGCTAGCGTTTATCCTGAGCCAGGATCAAACTCTCCATTGTAAAAATGTTTTGTTATAAATCTTGGCTTTATTTCAAAGGTATTGATTTTTGAAAATCTATATAAACTTTAGCTGCTCAAATACCTCAAAGAACCTATTTCGTTCGTTGTTCTTTTGCTGAACTCCTGTCTCTTATCGAAACGGGTTGCAAAGATAGTCACGTTTTTTGAATCTGCAAAACTTTTTCAAAAAAAACGAAAAAATATTTTTCAGAACTCGTTTGCTTTGCATTGTTTCCTTTGCGAAAGCGGGTGCAAATATAGAGACTTTTGTTTTAAACTTCCAAATATTCGGAGATCTTTTTTTGCGTTTTTTTGTACCTAATTTTGTATTAGGTTAAAAAACAGGTGTTTATTCGGACTGGGAAAATGTCTTTTTTTCGTTGCCTGGTGTGTCGGTTGGCGGAACATTCTTTCTGCATGGGGGAGTTTACTTGATGTCGACTTTTCGTTCCGGCGATCTTTTTCTTCAGCGGATGAAGGAAAAATGATGAATTAGCTTCTGGCCCTATCGGTTTTTTTAGGGGGAAGCACCCGGCTTTTTATCAGGAAACGGAAAGGAACTGTCTGTTTGTTCGGTTTTTTTCGACTGTTTTTTTGTGTGTTTTTCGGAAATGTTCCGGGCACGGGTTTCTTTTTTTATTACATTTGCTATACTGACTCTCTTTGAAAGTGAATAAATCTTCGACTTCTGATGAAAAAAGGATTCCTGTTGCTTATGTGCTGCTTTGTCTTCGGTCCCCTCGCGGCCGGAAATCATTCGAACCCGCTCGTGTTCGGCAATAACCGGATTACGTTGATCACCGACGGTCTGGTCCGGCTCGAATATGCCGTGGACGGTAAGTTTTTCGACGATCCCACGATGTTCGCCTACGACCGGAGCCATCTGCTGGATACGTTCAGCGTGGAGAAGCTGGACGGTAACCGTTACCGGATCGAAACGGGACGGATGACGATTACCTATACGGCCGACGGCTTCCCTTTCGGGGCGATGAATTTCCGGATAGAGTTCGACAACGGGGGAGAGAAGCCGTCCCGGTGGACGGTGCGCCAGTCCGCTTTCCCTTCGAAAAACAATCTGCGCGGGGCGATCGCCACGCTCGACAACATTGACGGCCGGACGGAACTGGACGAGGGATTGCTCTCCCGGGACGGTTATTATATGATCGACGATACCGGCAAGGAACGCCTGGTGGACGGTTGGATCGCGGAACCGAGCAAGGCACATGTGCAGGACTACTATGTTTTCATATACGGTACGGACTACCGTTCCGCCCTGCGTTCGCTGGGCGCGATCAGCGGCCGGGCGCCGATGAACCGGAAGTATATGCACGGGGCGTGGTACTGCCGGTTCTACAATTACAGTGCCGACGACTACCGCCGGATCGTCCGGGAATACCGAGAGCACGACTTTCCGCTCGATGTGCTGGTTTTCGACATGGACTGGCATACGATGGATGCCAAAGTCGGCAGCGGACACGGAGGACGTCTTTCGTGGACAGGATATACGTGGAACAGAAAGCAGTTTCCCGATCCGGCGGGATTGCTGGCAGAGTTCCGTAAGGAACATATTTATGTGCCGCTGAACGACCATCCGGCCGACGGTATCCGGCCCCACGAAGAGGGATACGACGGTTTCATGCGGGCCATGGGAGAGGACCCGGCCGAAGGCAGGAGTCTGCTGTTCGATGCCGGAGACCGGAAATACATGGAAAATTTCTTTCGGTACGCATTGGAACCCAACGAGAAAATCGGGGCGGCCTTCTGGTGGCTCGACTGGCAGCAGAACTATATTCAGCCGTGGGTGAGGGGCACCCGGATGCGCCATCTGCCTTGGCTCAATCACCTGTATTACCGTCATTCGCTGAAAGACGGGCTGCGCGGAGCCTTGTACAGCCGCTGGGGCGGTTGGGGCACTCAGCGGTATCCGATCCAGTTTTCGGGCGACACCTATGCCAGTTGGGAGATGATCGCTTTCCAGGTGGAGATGACCGCAACCAGCGGCAATGCCGGATGTTTTTTCTGGGCACACGACCTGGGTGGCCATTATAACGGGGACGATCCCGAAATGTATGCCCGCTGGACGCAGTTCGGGGCCGTGAGTTCTTCGCTGCGTGTACATTCCAGTTCTTCCGCTCCCGACCGTCGTCCGTGGAACGAGGTGTGGGGCAGGCAGGCGACCGAGTCGATGCGGCGGGCCTATCATTTCCGTTCCGAAATGATGCCCTATATATACAGCAGTCTCTGGCAGGTGCATCGGGAGATGGTGCCGTTGACCCGGGCGCTTTATATCGACTATCCCCGCGTGGAGGAGGCTTACCGCAATCCGCAGGAGTACCTGCTGGGCGATCTGGTGCTGACGGCGCCGATCGCCTCGCCCGGCAAGGGCCCCGACCGGGTGGCCGAACAGACGGTCTGGTTTCCCGTCGGGGACAGTTGGTACGATCTGTTTACCGGGCGGCGTTTCGAGGGAGGAACGAAACATACGGTGTCCGCTCCCCTGAACGAGTTTCCGGTGTATGTGAAAGGTGGCTATCCATTGCCCATGCAGCCCTATACACCCCGTATGGCGACGGCCCGGATCGACACGCTGATCGTGCGGTGCTATCCTGGCGGGCCCGGTGCGGACAACGGTTACGAACTGTACGAGGACGACGGACTCTCGCTCGACTACACGCGCGGCCGTTACGCCCTCACTCCGTTGCGGTACAGGCTTTCGGACGGAGGACTGACCGTTACTGTCGGGGCTGCCGAAGGCGAATACGAGGGACAGCCGGCCGAGCGCAGTTACCGGATCGAATTGCCGGGCCTTTCGTCCCGTGCCGTGGCCCGGATCGACGGCCGCCGGACGAAGATTTCGGTGAATGACAGGGGAATGCCCTGCATCGACGTTCCCCGGCGTTCGATCCGGAGACCGGTGGAGATCACTCTGACTGATCCTTATCAATAGCTTTATGATGTACGATAACGATACCGTGCGGCGGAGGGACCGCCTGTTGGGGGAGCCTGAAGCCCTCGCTTTGCTGCGGGAGGGAGAGTACGGAGTGCTTTCGATGGCCGCCGAGGGTGGTGGCGCTTACGGAATTCCGGTCAGTTATGTCTGGGACGGTGCCGTGGCTCTCTATTTTCACTGTGCACCGGAGGGGCGGAAGCTGAATTTGCTTGCTGCGGACGACCGGGCCTCTTTCTGTGTGGTGGGACGTACCCGGGTGATTCCGGACCAGTTTACGACAGCCTATGAGAGCATTGTCCTCGAAGGACGTGTCCGTATGAATCTTCCCGGGGAGGAGCGGTGGCGTGCACTGGAGTTGTTGTTGGAGAAGTATTCACCGGACGATCTGGCGACCGGAATGAAGTACGCCGAACGTTCCTTTCATCGGACGAATGTCCTGCGGTTCGACATCGGGCGGATGTCCGGTAAGCGGAAACGGGTCGGCTGATTCTTTCGCCGGTGGAACGGACCGTGCGGGCGTGTTCCGGGATGGTGCGAATGACAGGGAGGTATAGGCCGACAGCCTATACCTCCCTGTAGTGTGTTTGTCCGGAACCGCAGTACGGTCCCGTTCCGAACTCAGGCGATGTTTTTGGCGATGAAATCGCCCACTTCGGTCGTGGAGAAGGCTTTTTCGCCCTTTGCCGCGAGGTCTTCGGTCACGACGCCCGCTTCGATGGCGCGGTTCACGGCACTCCGGATGGCGGTACCTTCGGTCTTCAGTCCCACGTGTTCCAGCAGCATGGCGGCCGACAGGATCGTGGCCATCGGGTTGGCGATGTTCTTGCCGGCGGCCTGCGGATAGGAGCCGTGGATCGGCTCGAACAGGGCCACTTTCGATCCCACGCTGGCCGAGGGCAGCATGCCCAGCGAGCCGCTGATGACACTGGCTTCGTCGGTCAGGATGTCGCCGAAGAGGTTTTCCGTCACGATGACGTCGAAGTAGGTAGGGCGCTGGATGATCTGCATGGCCGCATTGTCCACGAACATGAATTCTAGTTCGACGTCCGGATACTGCGGTGCCATCTCCTTGGCGATCTGACGCCACAGGCGCGACGTGGCGATCACGTTGGCTTTGTCCACTACAGTCAGGTGTCTGCGCCGTCCCTGTGCCAGCCTGAAGGCCAGATGCAGGATGCGTTCCACCTCTGCACGCGTGTAGACACAAGTGTCGTAGGCTGTGTTTCCATCCTCGCTGCGTCCCTGCGGACGGCCGAAGTACATGCCTCCCGTCAGTTCGCGCACGCAGAGGAAATCGGCACCCTTCACGATCTCCGTCTTGAGCGGCGAGCGGTGGGCCAGCGAGTCGAATACCGCCAGCGGACGCAGATTGGCGTAAAGTCCCAGCGATTTGCGCATCCGGAGCAGTCCCTGTTCGGGGCGTACTTTCGCCGCCGGGTTGTTGTCGTACTTGGGGTCGCCGATGGCACCGAAGAGCACGGCGTCCGCCGCCTCGCATACTTCGTGCGTCTCGGCGGGGTAGGGATCGCCTGTGACGTCGATGGCACAGGCGCCTACCAGCGCCTTTTCATAGGTGAACGTATGACCGTATTGGGCGGCTACGGCGTCGAGCGCCTTCACCGCTTCGCCCACGATCTCGGGGCCGATGCCGTCTCCCGGCAGAAGCGCGATTTTCAGATTCATATCTCTCTGTTCCGTTTGGTTTGTCGATGGAATGTCATGCCGTTGCCCGGTTTTCGATCCTGTTGAGCATTTTCAGGGTCGCCTTGATGGCTGCTTCGGTCTGGTCGGCATCCAGCCCGCGGGTTTTGAAGGTTTCGCCGCGATACTCCCAGGTGATGATCGTCTGTACGAAAGCGTCTGTCCGTCCGCCGGGCGGGATGCTCACCGAATAGTTTTTCAGCATCGGGAAATCGCGTTTGAGCGTCGTTTTGTAAATCTTGCGGAGCGCCTTCACGAAGGCGTCGTATTGTCCGTCGCCCACCGAAGTCTCCTCGTACTCCTGGTCGTTGATCCGTATCTTGAGCGTGGCCACCGGTTTCAGGCCGTGGGCCAGCGACAGCCGGTAGTTCAGGATCGTCACCTTGTTTTCGTGCAGCTCCTGCTTGAGCACGTCCGCGATGATGTAGGGCAGGTCCTCCGGGGTGACCATCTCTTTTTTATCGCCCAATTCGATGATCCGTTCGGTCACCTTGCGCATCGACTGTTCGTCCAGTTCGATGCCGAGCGCCTCCAGGTTCTTGCGGATATTGGCCTTCCCCGAAGTCTTGCCCAGCGCGTATTCGCGTACGCGGCCGAACCTTTCGGGCAGCAGGTCGTTGAAATAGAGGTTGTTCTTGTTGTCTCCGTCGGCATGGATGCCCGCGCACTGGGTGAAAACGTTCTCGCCCACCACCGGTTTGTTGGCCGGGATGTGGATGCCCGTGTAGGTCTCCACCATGCGGCTCAGGTGGTTGATCTCCTG contains:
- a CDS encoding glycoside hydrolase family 31 protein encodes the protein MKKGFLLLMCCFVFGPLAAGNHSNPLVFGNNRITLITDGLVRLEYAVDGKFFDDPTMFAYDRSHLLDTFSVEKLDGNRYRIETGRMTITYTADGFPFGAMNFRIEFDNGGEKPSRWTVRQSAFPSKNNLRGAIATLDNIDGRTELDEGLLSRDGYYMIDDTGKERLVDGWIAEPSKAHVQDYYVFIYGTDYRSALRSLGAISGRAPMNRKYMHGAWYCRFYNYSADDYRRIVREYREHDFPLDVLVFDMDWHTMDAKVGSGHGGRLSWTGYTWNRKQFPDPAGLLAEFRKEHIYVPLNDHPADGIRPHEEGYDGFMRAMGEDPAEGRSLLFDAGDRKYMENFFRYALEPNEKIGAAFWWLDWQQNYIQPWVRGTRMRHLPWLNHLYYRHSLKDGLRGALYSRWGGWGTQRYPIQFSGDTYASWEMIAFQVEMTATSGNAGCFFWAHDLGGHYNGDDPEMYARWTQFGAVSSSLRVHSSSSAPDRRPWNEVWGRQATESMRRAYHFRSEMMPYIYSSLWQVHREMVPLTRALYIDYPRVEEAYRNPQEYLLGDLVLTAPIASPGKGPDRVAEQTVWFPVGDSWYDLFTGRRFEGGTKHTVSAPLNEFPVYVKGGYPLPMQPYTPRMATARIDTLIVRCYPGGPGADNGYELYEDDGLSLDYTRGRYALTPLRYRLSDGGLTVTVGAAEGEYEGQPAERSYRIELPGLSSRAVARIDGRRTKISVNDRGMPCIDVPRRSIRRPVEITLTDPYQ
- the leuB gene encoding 3-isopropylmalate dehydrogenase, whose amino-acid sequence is MNLKIALLPGDGIGPEIVGEAVKALDAVAAQYGHTFTYEKALVGACAIDVTGDPYPAETHEVCEAADAVLFGAIGDPKYDNNPAAKVRPEQGLLRMRKSLGLYANLRPLAVFDSLAHRSPLKTEIVKGADFLCVRELTGGMYFGRPQGRSEDGNTAYDTCVYTRAEVERILHLAFRLAQGRRRHLTVVDKANVIATSRLWRQIAKEMAPQYPDVELEFMFVDNAAMQIIQRPTYFDVIVTENLFGDILTDEASVISGSLGMLPSASVGSKVALFEPIHGSYPQAAGKNIANPMATILSAAMLLEHVGLKTEGTAIRSAVNRAIEAGVVTEDLAAKGEKAFSTTEVGDFIAKNIA
- a CDS encoding pyridoxamine 5'-phosphate oxidase family protein, with the protein product MMYDNDTVRRRDRLLGEPEALALLREGEYGVLSMAAEGGGAYGIPVSYVWDGAVALYFHCAPEGRKLNLLAADDRASFCVVGRTRVIPDQFTTAYESIVLEGRVRMNLPGEERWRALELLLEKYSPDDLATGMKYAERSFHRTNVLRFDIGRMSGKRKRVG